The Triticum aestivum cultivar Chinese Spring chromosome 7B, IWGSC CS RefSeq v2.1, whole genome shotgun sequence genome window below encodes:
- the LOC123159825 gene encoding phosphopantothenate--cysteine ligase 2, with product MDPPTSPDDEAAAFFRAAPPFRDRDAVAASLAAFVARHRARAAAGGGGGGGGGPPAAAAGVVCVTSGGTTVPLEQRCVRYIDNFSSGQRGAASTEYFLKAGYAVVFVHRRGSKQPYCRFLPEDSFLDLFELGEGSEIQVPESHTTVVKTAISSYRKAIDEGLLLKLPFTTIFEYLQLLQLVSTAMNCLERHGMFYCAAAVSDFYVPWESMAKHKIQSAGGPLNMQLSQVPKMLFILRNQWAPSAFCVSFKLETDPDILIQKAEAALRKYGMNVVVANELASYKDVVVMVTSSGKTTVSRRSKEDDLEEQLIALLVKMHSDHAKQSNPEQET from the exons ATGGATCCACCGACCAGCCCCGACGACGAGGCGGCGGCCTTCTTCCGCGCCGCGCCGCCCTTCCGCGACCGCGACGCCGTCGCCGCCAGCCTCGCCGCCTTCGTCGCCCGCCAccgcgcacgcgccgccgccg gcggtggtggtggaggaggaggagggcccccggcggcggcggcgggggtggtcTGCGTCACCTCCGGCGGCACCACGGTGCCCCTGGAGCAGCGCTGCGTGCGCTACATCGACAACTTCAGCTCCGGCCAGCGCGGGGCCGCGTCCACCGA GTACTTCCTCAAGGCCGGCTACGCCGTCGTCTTCGTCCATCGCCG CGGGAGCAAGCAGCCGTACTGCAGGTTTCTTCCGGAGGACTCGTTTCTTGACCTTTTCGAGCTCGGCGAAGGATCCGAGATCCAAG TCCCAGAGTCTCACACTACAGTGGTCAAGACCGCGATTAGCAGTTATCGCAAG GCAATCGATGAAGGTCTACTTCTGAAACTTCCTTTCACTACAATTTTCGAGTACCTTCAG TTACTGCAGCTTGTATCCACTGCTATGAATTGCTTGGAGCGCCATGGAATGTTTTATTGTGCTGCTGCAGTGTCTGACTTCTATGTTCCATGGGAGAGTATG GCTAAACATAAAATCCAGTCAGCAGGTGGCCCTTTGAACATGCAGCTCAGTCAAGTTCCTAAGATGCTTTTCATCCTCAGAAACCAGTGGGCTCCTTCTGCGTTTTGTGTATCCTTCAAG CTCGAGACGGATCCAGACATCCTTATACAGAAGGCAGAGGCGGCTTTGAGAAAATACGGTATGAATGTGGTGGTGGCGAACGAGCTAGCGAGCTACAAAGACGTGGTTGTCATGGTCACAAGCAGCGGGAAGACGACCGTGAGCAGGCGGAGCAAGGAAGACGACCTAGAAGAGCAGCTCATCGCTCTCCTGGTTAAGATGCATTCAGATCACGCTAAGCAGTCCAATCCGGAGCAAGAAACATGA